One window of Acidobacteriota bacterium genomic DNA carries:
- a CDS encoding CvpA family protein produces MNWLDIVFLVILGLSFLLAALKGFVKELVTLVSLCLAVILAGRLYPALHPLTSRVASHPLDSVLGFLLVFFGVLGLGALLIFLIHRLLSEAELHPVDRVLGALFGLVRGWLVCAVIILALTAFPWKSTAVENSALAPYLMMAGQGVVWALPRDLRDGYDQRYRELYRLWVDRTPAPGPRTGAGSDPAPPPAGRLAAPPSPIPAAPGKSAEAGTSAEPAPHQADSQPTTLKPRPDQKKSPTNPALSKSPGKKPKPASASTAPAKRASKSPSRSPRPRPASPAPAGRP; encoded by the coding sequence ATGAACTGGCTGGACATCGTCTTCCTCGTCATCCTGGGACTGTCGTTTCTCCTGGCCGCCCTGAAAGGCTTCGTCAAGGAACTGGTCACCCTGGTCAGCCTCTGCCTCGCCGTGATCCTCGCCGGGAGACTCTACCCGGCCCTGCACCCCCTGACGTCGCGGGTGGCCTCTCATCCGCTGGACTCGGTCCTGGGGTTCCTGCTGGTGTTCTTCGGGGTCCTCGGGCTGGGCGCCCTCCTGATCTTCCTCATCCATCGCCTGCTCAGCGAGGCGGAACTCCACCCCGTCGACCGGGTCCTGGGCGCGCTCTTCGGACTGGTCCGCGGGTGGCTGGTCTGCGCCGTCATCATCCTGGCCCTCACCGCCTTCCCCTGGAAGTCCACGGCGGTCGAGAACTCCGCCCTCGCCCCCTACCTGATGATGGCGGGTCAGGGCGTGGTCTGGGCCCTCCCCCGGGACCTCCGGGACGGTTACGACCAGCGTTACCGGGAACTCTACCGCCTCTGGGTGGACCGGACGCCCGCCCCGGGACCCCGGACAGGGGCCGGCAGCGACCCCGCCCCCCCGCCCGCCGGGCGCCTAGCGGCACCCCCCTCCCCCATCCCGGCCGCTCCCGGGAAGAGCGCCGAAGCCGGGACGAGCGCCGAACCGGCGCCCCATCAGGCGGATTCTCAGCCAACCACGTTGAAACCTCGGCCTGATCAGAAAAAATCGCCCACCAACCCCGCCCTGTCAAAGTCGCCGGGAAAGAAACCGAAGCCGGCATCCGCTTCAACGGCGCCGGCCAAGCGGGCGTCGAAGTCTCCGTCGCGGTCGCCCAGGCCCCGGCCCGCCTCCCCCGCCCCCGCCGGCAGGCCCTGA
- a CDS encoding GlsB/YeaQ/YmgE family stress response membrane protein, which produces MGILSWVVMGLLVGIVARILMPGRDRGGIVLTIVLGIGGAVLGGYIASRLGWGDFTGFNLKSFGLAVGGALILLLVYRLVRSR; this is translated from the coding sequence ATGGGTATCTTGTCATGGGTCGTCATGGGCCTGCTGGTCGGAATCGTCGCCCGGATCCTGATGCCCGGCCGGGACCGGGGCGGGATCGTTCTCACCATCGTCCTCGGCATCGGGGGAGCGGTCCTCGGCGGCTACATCGCCTCCAGGCTCGGGTGGGGTGATTTCACCGGGTTCAACCTGAAGAGCTTCGGGCTGGCGGTGGGCGGCGCCCTGATCCTGCTCCTGGTCTACCGGCTCGTCCGGTCCCGCTGA